The Sulfurospirillum diekertiae genomic sequence AGCATTTATCTTATATTTTAAAAAAAATATTTTAAAATCTGCACTTTTGATCCTCATTGTTTTACCTACCATTTTTTTCATAGCCTACTCGTCAAGCACGCTCTTTAACACAAGGATTCACGAAGGACTCAATGACATTCACATGATTGATAAAAATCCAAACACGAGTGTTGGACTACGAATGACGTTTGCAATGAATACCTTACAAATTATCAAAACAAATCCTATTTTTGGTGTTGGGACAGGTGATTTTCCTAATGAATATGAAAAAGTAAATATGAAAAGATCGCCAAGCGCCCTTCCTACAGTCAATCCTCACAATATGTACTTACTGGTCTTAGCACAAACGGGTATTGTAGGTCTTTTACTGCTACTTTCAATTTTTTATATACAGATACAATCATTTTTTAAATCAAATGATTCACTCGCACCCTTGAGACTTGCACTCCCTCTTTTATTTTTAACCATTATGCTCAGTGACAGTTACCTTTTAGGGCATCATACAGCCCTTTTATTTGTTTATTTTAGTGCCATCCTTTACAAGGACTTTTCCGGTGAAAAAGTCTAAGATCTTAATTGTTATTCAAAGATCCAATGGGGATGTTTTTTTAAGTTCTCCTCTCATCAATGCCTTATATCACCATTATGACAAGGCTGAAATTGATTTATTGATTAATGATGATACGCTAGGCATTGCCAAGACGTTGGAGCATATCCATACGATCCATCTTTATAAATATTCTTGGCGAAAACTCTCAGTCATACAAAGGCTCAAAGAAGAATTTTTGTTAATAAAATCAATTTTTAGAAAGTATGATTTAGCCATTAGTTTGACATCCAGTGACCGAAGTGTTTTATATGCTACCTTTGCGGCGAAACATTCTATTGCTGCTGTTGAAAAAGATGCCAAAAAATCATGGTGGAAAAAACTTTTATTAACACAACACTACTTTTTTGATACCTCAAAACATATTATTATGAACAACGTATCACCTCTTAATTTACTCAAAATTAACTCTTCTAAAGTGGAAATACCCGCTAATCCAAAAGCAGAAGATATAAGGAACATAGAAACTATAGTGCAAAAAGGAGGCATTAAAGATTTCATTATTTTTCACCCATCTGCTCAATATAGATATAAAATGCTCAACAATGAAACACGTAACACGCTTCTAAGACTTTTAAATAGTTTAAACATTCCCATCATTGTTACGGGAGGAAAAACACCCATAGATGAAGAAATTTCTCAAAGCCTGCCAGAGCTTGCTAATATACACAACTTCATAGGCAAAACCTCTTTGGGTGAATATATAGCACTCTCACACCTCTCTCAAGCATATATTGGGATGGATACTCTTAACATGCATATCGCAGCAGCCCAAAATAAGCGTATCTTTGCTATTTTTGGTCCAACCCTCACCTCCATGTGGTCACCATGGGATAATCTAAGTGGTACTTACATGACAGGGACTCCACCTTTTTATACCTATGGAGCTATTACGATTTTTCAAGCCAATCTGCCCTGCGTGCCTTGTGGAAAAGCAGGATGTGATGATAAGCATGGTAAAAGTGACTGTTTAGCAATCATCAATCCAAACACTATTTTTCAAGAAGTTCAAAAATGGTTAAAATAAGCGTTACGATACTCACAAAGAATTCTGAGGAGCATATCAAGAAATGTCTTGAAGCACTTCAATCATTTGATGAGATTATCATTTTAGATAATGGTTCAACCGATGACACTTTAAAAATTGCACAGCAATACCCTAATGTTAAAATTTTCAAACATGAATTCATTGGTTTTGGTCCCTTAAAAAATCTTGCCATTTCCTATGCTCAAAATGATTGGATTTTTTCCATAGACAGTGATGAAATTGCAACACCCGCCTTAATCAATGAAATACAATCCATAAAATTTGACAAAAACACCCTTTATGCGATCAAGAGATCTAATTTTTACGGCACCAAAAAAATGCAATGCTGTGGCTGGGATAATGACTTTGTGAAACGTATTTTTCATAAACAAAGCACAAAATTCAGTGATGATTTAGTGCATGAAAGCCTTTTGAACAATGGTTTAAAAATTAAAAAGCTCAATAACGAATTGGAACACT encodes the following:
- a CDS encoding glycosyltransferase family 2 protein codes for the protein MVKISVTILTKNSEEHIKKCLEALQSFDEIIILDNGSTDDTLKIAQQYPNVKIFKHEFIGFGPLKNLAISYAQNDWIFSIDSDEIATPALINEIQSIKFDKNTLYAIKRSNFYGTKKMQCCGWDNDFVKRIFHKQSTKFSDDLVHESLLNNGLKIKKLNNELEHYSFKSADELIDKMQKYSTLWAQDKKGKKSASPLQAVVRAFFTFIKFYFLKKGFLNGYEGLVISISNANGTFYKYIKLYENNKR
- a CDS encoding O-antigen ligase family protein, whose translation is MTINIFITGGRAGQVGFFVMLSLAFILYFKKNILKSALLILIVLPTIFFIAYSSSTLFNTRIHEGLNDIHMIDKNPNTSVGLRMTFAMNTLQIIKTNPIFGVGTGDFPNEYEKVNMKRSPSALPTVNPHNMYLLVLAQTGIVGLLLLLSIFYIQIQSFFKSNDSLAPLRLALPLLFLTIMLSDSYLLGHHTALLFVYFSAILYKDFSGEKV
- a CDS encoding glycosyltransferase family 9 protein, coding for MKKSKILIVIQRSNGDVFLSSPLINALYHHYDKAEIDLLINDDTLGIAKTLEHIHTIHLYKYSWRKLSVIQRLKEEFLLIKSIFRKYDLAISLTSSDRSVLYATFAAKHSIAAVEKDAKKSWWKKLLLTQHYFFDTSKHIIMNNVSPLNLLKINSSKVEIPANPKAEDIRNIETIVQKGGIKDFIIFHPSAQYRYKMLNNETRNTLLRLLNSLNIPIIVTGGKTPIDEEISQSLPELANIHNFIGKTSLGEYIALSHLSQAYIGMDTLNMHIAAAQNKRIFAIFGPTLTSMWSPWDNLSGTYMTGTPPFYTYGAITIFQANLPCVPCGKAGCDDKHGKSDCLAIINPNTIFQEVQKWLK